The window GGCGTCGAAGAGGCCGGGGTGGCGCATGGCGTTGACCAGCGCGCCGTAGCCGCCGGACGACTTCCCGGCCACGGCGCGGCCGCGGGCGGGGTAGCGCGCCTCCACCGCGGGCCGCGCTTCCTCCCAGAGGAAGCGGGCGTACCTCCCGACCCCCTCGGAGTCGACGTGCTGGTTGCCGCCGAGCGCGGTGAAGGTGTCCGGGAGGGCGAAGAGCATCGGCCCGATCCGGCCCTCCCGGTAGAGCCGGTCGACCCGCTCCGGCAGGCTCTCGGCCCAGGGTTCGAAGTTGAGGAAGGAGCGGCCGGTCCCCCCGAAGCCCGCCAGCATCCAGACGTGGGGGAGCGCCTCCCCGGGCCGGGCGCCGGGCGGCACCAGCAGGAGCACCTCCCGCTCCACGGGATCGCCCAGCGGGTTCCCCTCCAGGGCGCGGCTCCGCACCAGGAAGCGCTCGACCCGGTACCCCTCCCCGCTCATCGCTCCACGCATCGCTCCGCTCCCTCCCCCTGCTCTCCGGCCTTTCCCTGCCCCGCCGGATTCGCCCTTCCTCGACGGCGAGGGACGATGTTCGCCCCGCCTCCGTCTTCGGGTTGGGCCGCCCCACCAGGATAGCCCGCCCGTCCACCGAATCCCCTAGGGCAACGCTCCGCCCCTGGGAGGTGTTCCATCGTGCATCTGCGCAGCGCACGCCGACTCCGATGGGTCTTCGCCCTTCTCCTGGCCCTGGCGCTGGCGGCGCCGGCGGCCGGCGCCGCCGGGACGGCGACGGCCGCCCCGCCCTCCAGCGTCCGCCTCTCCGGCAACGTACCCGGGTGGGTGACGAAGGCCACCCGCCTCGGCCCGGCCGACGCCGGTGAGACCGTCCAGTTCAGCCTCTGGCTCCGCTTCCGGAACGAGGCGCAGCTGCGGAGGCTGCTGGCCCAGGGCGGCGGGGCGCACCTCGGCTTCGATGCGTTCATGCAGCAGTACGGGCCCAGCGCCGCCGACTACCAGGCGGTGCAGGACTGGCTGACCGGCCAGGGCTTCCGGATCGTCCGGACCGTCCCCAACCGCCTCTACGTCAAGGCGGAGGGAAGCGTCGCCCAGGTGGAGCAGGCCTTCCATCTCCGGCTCGACCGGTACCAGCTGCCCCGGGTCCGGGTGGGCGGGACGACCTACACCGACGTGATCTTCCGCGCCAACTCCCAGGATCCCGCCGTCCCTGCCGCCCTCGCCGGCATCGTCGACGCGGTCAGCGGCCTGGACGACGCCCCCTATTACCAGCCGCAGGTGGCGCAGCCCGCCGACCAGCCGACGCTGGCCGACAGCATCCCCTGCGGCAGCCAGGGCATCACCGACCGGCCCTGCCACTACGAGCCGGCCCAGCTCCGGCACGGCTACGGCGTCGACCGGATACCCTACGACGGCACCGGCACCACCATCGTCATCGTCGACGCCTACGGCTCGGCCACCGCCGCCCAGGACCTGGCGGACTTCAGCCGTCGCTACGGTCTCCCGCCCGCCGACCTGCAGGTGATCCAGCCCTTCGGCACCGCCCACCTGCCGCCGCAGAACCCCCACTTCGCCAACCAGCAGGGCTGGGCGGCCGAGATCGGCCTCGACCTGCAGTGGGCGCACGCCATGGCACCAGGGGCGAAGCTCGTCCTCCTGGCCAGCCCCAACAACCAGCGCGACCTGGACGAGGCCGTCAACTGGGCGGTGGTCCACGACCTCGGCGACGTGATCTCCCTCAGCTGGGGCCTGCCCGAGTACTTCATGAGCCCGGCCACCGCCCGCGCCGACGAGCGGATCTTCATGGAGGCGGCGGCGCAGGGGATCAGCATCCAGAACTCCTCGGGCGACTCGGGCGACGAGGTGATCAACCTGGGCGTCCCCTCCGCCGACTGGCCCACCACCTCCCCCTACGTGACCAGCGTCGGCGGGACCAGCCTCTTCCTCGACCCGCAGAACCTCTTCGGCTTCGAGACCTCGTGGGGGACGACGATCCGCGGCTGGACCCCGGGCGGCCAGCCCTTCGACTGGGGCTTCGTCTTCGGGGGCGGCGGCGGGGTGAGCCACATCTTCCCCCAGCCGTCCTGGCAGACGGTTCCCCGCTCGCTCAGCCAGGGGATGCGGGCGGTGCCCGACGTCTCCATGGACGCCGACCCCTACACCGGCGTCCCCGTCAACATCGCCGGGACCTACTACGTCTACGGCGGCACCAGCCTCAGCTGCCCGCTCTTCTCGGGCGTGATGGCGCTGGCCGATCAGGCCGCCGGCCGCCGCCTCGGCCAGGCGGCGCCGCTCCTGTACCCCCTGGCGGGGAGCACCTCCCTCCGCGACGTGACGCCGCGGGACACCTCCGGCCTGAGCGTCACCTTCACCGGGGCGGCCACCGGCAACACCTACGTGGTCGGCTTCGGCCAGGATTCGAGCCTCCAGGTGCGAAACGGCTGGGACGAGGCGACGGGCCTGGGCAGCCCGTGGGTGCCGGCGCTGGTCCAGGCGCTGGCCCGCTAGCCCGACGGAGGAGGCGTCCCCATGCGCGTCGAGGATCTGCGGCAGCTCTGGCGATACACGGAATGGGCGGACCGGCGCACCCTCGAAGCGGCGAGGAAGCTGCCGCTCGAGGCCTACCAGCGCGACCTGGGCACGAGCCTGCGCTCGGTGGGCGCCACCCTGGCGCACATCTGCGCCGTCGAATGGCTCTGGGGCGAGCGCCTCCGCGGCCGCTCGCCCTCCAGCTACGCGCACCTGGCCGGGCTGTCCCGCCCCGAGGAGCTGGCCCGGGCGTGGGAGGAGGTCTGGAGCGATCTGGGCGCCGCCCTGGCGACCGCCGACGACGCCCAGCTCGCCGCCCCCCTCACCTACCGGACGACCGAGGGCGAGACCTACACCCAGCCCGCATGGCAGGTGGCGCTCCACATCTCCCACCACTCGGCCTACCATCGCGGCCAGGTGGCGGCCATGCTGCGCCAGCTCGGCGCCGAGCCGCTCCCCACCGACCTGGTGGTCTACTTCCGGTCCGGCGAGGCCGGTTGAGGTGAGGACGAGGTCCCCGCCCTGCGGTCGAGCCGCGGGGTGGGGACCTCTCCCGGACGCGTCGCCAGGGTGTCCATCGTCCCGGCCGCGCCGACAGGGTCTCCCGGCAGCCTTGGCTCGAAGTGGCACCGAAGTGGCATCATGCTGGCAAAAGTGCCATCATGGTGCCACTCCCGGCCATGACCTTTCGGGACCCCCTCGCGCCTCGCGCGCCATCATCGTGCCGGGCCCTCTACTCCACCGTCACCGACTTGGCCAGGTTCCGCGGCTTGTCGACGTCGTTGCCGCGCGCCACCGCCGCGTGGTAGGCGAAGAGCTGGAGCGGGATCGCGGCCAGGATCGGCATCAGCTCGGGTTCGCTCTCGGGGAGAGGAAGCAGCTCGCCGACGGGTTCCACTTCCTCGCGCAGCGACGCGGGGGCGACGACGAAGATGCGGCCGCCCCGCGCCTTCACCTCCAGCAGGTTGGAGATCATCTTCTCCGCCACCTCGGGCTGGGTGAGGACGGCGAAGACCGGAACGCCGTCGCTGATCAGCGCCAGCGTCCCGTGCTTCAGCTCGCCGGCCGGGTAGGCCTCGGCGTGCAGGTAGGAGATCTCCTTCAGCTTGAGCGCGCCCTCCATGGACACCGCCACGTCCAGACCGCGGCCCAGGAAGAAGACGTCGCTCCAGCCGGTCGCTTCCTGCGCCAGCGCCTGGAGCCGCGGCGAGAGCGCCAGGGCCTCGCGCGCCCTCTCAGGGATCCGGTCCAGCGCCCGGATCAGCCGCCGCCGCTCCTCGGCGGGCATCTCCCCGTGCGACTCGGCCAGGGCGACGGCCAGGAGCGTAACGCTGAGGAGCTGCGTGGTGTACGCCTTGGTCGAGGCGACCGCGATCTCGGGACCCGCCCGGGTGTAGAGGCGCAGGTCGGACTCCCGGTCCACCGAGGAGCCCATCACGTTGCAGACGCCGAGCACGGTGGCGCCCAGTTCCCGCGCCAGCCGCAGCCCCGCCAGGGTGTCCGACGTCTCGCCGGACTGGCTGATGGCCAGCGCCAGCGTATCCGGACCGATCAGCGGCCGCCGGTAGCGGAACTCCGAGGCCACCTCCGCCTCCACCGGGATGCGCGCCCAGCGCTCGATCAGCTCCCGGGCGGTCAGGCCGGCGTGGAAGGCGGTGCCGCAGGCGACGACGGCCACGCGCCGGACGCGGGCCAGCCGCTCGCGGTCGAGCCCCAGCCCCTCCCAGTCCAGCTCGCCCGCCTCGGGGTCGATGCGGCCGCGGAGCGTCTCCCGCAGGGCCTCCGGCTGCTCCATGATCTCCTTCAGCATGAAGTGCGGGTAGCCGCCGCGCTCGGACTCCTCCACGCTCCAGGCGATGTGCATGGGCTCGCGCTCCACCGGGCTCCCGTCGAAACGGATCACCCGCACGCCGTCGCGCCGGACCTCGGCCATCTCGCCGTTCTCCAGCACCAGCGCCTCGCGGGTGTAAGGAAGGACCGCCTGGATGTCGGAGGCGATCAGGTTCTCGTCGCGCCCGAGGCCGATGATCAGCGGGCTCTCCTGCCGGACCGCCACCAGGCGTTCGGGCTCCGCGTCGTGCATCACCGCCAGGGCGAAGGAGCCGCGGAGGCGGAGGACCGCCTGACGGACGGCCTCCAGCAGGTCGCCGCGGTAGAGCTCCTCCAGGAGGTGGGGGACCACCTCGGAGTCCGTCTGGGTGCGGAAGCGGTGGCCCCGGGCCTCCAGCTCCCGGCGGAGCTGGCTGAAGTTCTCCAGGATGCCGTTGTGGACGACCAGCCAGTGCCCTTTCTCGTCCGTGTGCGGGTGGGCGTTCTCGAAGGTGGGACGCCCGTGGGTGGCCCAGCGCGTGTGGCCGATGCCCACCGTAGCCGGGTGGAGGGGCTCCTCCTCCATCAGCCGCGCCAGCTTCTCCAGCCGGCCGGCCACCTTGCGCACCTCGACGCGATGGTCGGGGTTGACGGCGATGCCCGCCGAGTCGTAGCCGCGGTACTCCAGGCGCCGCAGCCCGTCCAGGAGGACCTGGTCGGCGCGGCGCTCGCCCACGTAGCCGACGATTC is drawn from Bacillota bacterium and contains these coding sequences:
- a CDS encoding S53 family peptidase, translated to MHLRSARRLRWVFALLLALALAAPAAGAAGTATAAPPSSVRLSGNVPGWVTKATRLGPADAGETVQFSLWLRFRNEAQLRRLLAQGGGAHLGFDAFMQQYGPSAADYQAVQDWLTGQGFRIVRTVPNRLYVKAEGSVAQVEQAFHLRLDRYQLPRVRVGGTTYTDVIFRANSQDPAVPAALAGIVDAVSGLDDAPYYQPQVAQPADQPTLADSIPCGSQGITDRPCHYEPAQLRHGYGVDRIPYDGTGTTIVIVDAYGSATAAQDLADFSRRYGLPPADLQVIQPFGTAHLPPQNPHFANQQGWAAEIGLDLQWAHAMAPGAKLVLLASPNNQRDLDEAVNWAVVHDLGDVISLSWGLPEYFMSPATARADERIFMEAAAQGISIQNSSGDSGDEVINLGVPSADWPTTSPYVTSVGGTSLFLDPQNLFGFETSWGTTIRGWTPGGQPFDWGFVFGGGGGVSHIFPQPSWQTVPRSLSQGMRAVPDVSMDADPYTGVPVNIAGTYYVYGGTSLSCPLFSGVMALADQAAGRRLGQAAPLLYPLAGSTSLRDVTPRDTSGLSVTFTGAATGNTYVVGFGQDSSLQVRNGWDEATGLGSPWVPALVQALAR
- a CDS encoding DinB family protein → MRVEDLRQLWRYTEWADRRTLEAARKLPLEAYQRDLGTSLRSVGATLAHICAVEWLWGERLRGRSPSSYAHLAGLSRPEELARAWEEVWSDLGAALATADDAQLAAPLTYRTTEGETYTQPAWQVALHISHHSAYHRGQVAAMLRQLGAEPLPTDLVVYFRSGEAG
- the glmS gene encoding glutamine--fructose-6-phosphate transaminase (isomerizing); amino-acid sequence: MCGIVGYVGERRADQVLLDGLRRLEYRGYDSAGIAVNPDHRVEVRKVAGRLEKLARLMEEEPLHPATVGIGHTRWATHGRPTFENAHPHTDEKGHWLVVHNGILENFSQLRRELEARGHRFRTQTDSEVVPHLLEELYRGDLLEAVRQAVLRLRGSFALAVMHDAEPERLVAVRQESPLIIGLGRDENLIASDIQAVLPYTREALVLENGEMAEVRRDGVRVIRFDGSPVEREPMHIAWSVEESERGGYPHFMLKEIMEQPEALRETLRGRIDPEAGELDWEGLGLDRERLARVRRVAVVACGTAFHAGLTARELIERWARIPVEAEVASEFRYRRPLIGPDTLALAISQSGETSDTLAGLRLARELGATVLGVCNVMGSSVDRESDLRLYTRAGPEIAVASTKAYTTQLLSVTLLAVALAESHGEMPAEERRRLIRALDRIPERAREALALSPRLQALAQEATGWSDVFFLGRGLDVAVSMEGALKLKEISYLHAEAYPAGELKHGTLALISDGVPVFAVLTQPEVAEKMISNLLEVKARGGRIFVVAPASLREEVEPVGELLPLPESEPELMPILAAIPLQLFAYHAAVARGNDVDKPRNLAKSVTVE